The Oncorhynchus keta strain PuntledgeMale-10-30-2019 unplaced genomic scaffold, Oket_V2 Un_contig_1147_pilon_pilon, whole genome shotgun sequence region ggagaggagagacagacagaccgagaggagagagagagacagacagaccgagagggagagacagagagacagacagaccgagagagagagagacagacagacagaccgagagggagagagacagacagacagaccgagagggagagagacagacagacagaccgagagggagagagacagacagacagaccgagagggagagagacagacagacagaccgagagggagagagacagacagacagaccgagagggagagagagagacagacagaccgagagggagagagacagacagaccgagagggagagagacagacagaccgagagggagagagacagacagaccgagagggagagagacagacagaccgagagggagagagacagacagacagagagggagagagacagacagaccgagagggagagagacagacagaccgagagggagagagacaggcagaccgagagggagagagacaggcagacagcgagatatagtgaactatatagggttCCATCTAGAACACAAGCAGAGTTCGTAACATCCCTATACAGGCAGTAGTATATACTGAGGGTCCAGAGTAGGCCGATATACCTATTATACAGGCAGTAGTATATACTGAGGGTCCAGAGTAGGCCAATATACCTATACAGGCAGTAGTATATACTGAGGGTCCAGAGTAGGCCAATATACCTATACAGGCAGTAGTATATACTGAGGGTCCAGAGTAGGCCAATATACCTATACAGGCAGTAGTATATACTGAGGGTCCAGAGTAGGCCAATATACCTATACAGGCAGTAGTATATACTGAGGGTCCAGAATAGGCCAATATACCTATACAGGCAGTAGTATATACTGAGGGTCCAGAATAGGCCAATATACCTATACAGGCAGTAGTATATACTGAGGGTCCAGAGTAGGCCAATATACCTATACAGGCAGTAGTATATACTGAGGGTCCAGAGTAGGCCGATATACTGTATACCAGGGTATCTCAAAATACCCACGGTATGATTTTCCATATCGTAAAaagtttaaaataataataatttgaaatAGTGTCTTTGTGTGCACTTCTGGTCGTACCGTACGCCCCAGTATGGTACAGGAACAGTATGGAAGTGTGGGTAGCGCCCAACCCCAGCCCAGAGGTTTCCCTGGTTAGGTTATGTCAGGAGAAACCCCTGCCCATGTACATGTTGTATACACGGTCATAAATACCTTCATTTCAATCCCACAACCACTGTGTCCTGCTAGGAAAGCTACAGACCTCAACAACCCCCCCTAGTGGACGCAGACGACCACTGCAGTCCAACTGTCACCAGGAGCGATCCATCAATAACAATTCATTTCTATTCATTTCAATACATTCATTCTAATTCCACGTTGGGAAACCTCCGCAAAATACAAAACATACCTGCAAATTCTGACCTCGCGTCATTTCCTACTGAATGAAGTCTCCCAAGAGAAACCATGAAGAAAAGGTCTGTAGTCTCAGCAGCCTCTCCCAGTGGGGTCGACAGACTACTTTAAAACAAGTCTAGAATAAATAAAAGCGTCCTTCTTCATCTCCTTCATTTCACACAGTGCAAATCAGATTTATCAGCAGGCTTAACGTGTTGCGTCAGGGAGAGTCTTCATTAAAGCGCCAACAGGTATGATGCATTATAGCGCATTATAGCCAGCATCTATAGGAGCCCTTAATTATAATGCATTATAGTGCATCTATAGGAGCCCTTATAATGCATTATAGCACATCTATAGGAGCCCTTATAATGCATTACAGCACATCTATAGGAGCCCTTATAATGCATTATAGCGCATCTATAGGAGCCCTTATAATGCATTATAGCACATCTATAGGAGCCCTTATAATGCATTATAGCACATCTATAGGAGCCCTTATAATGCATTATAGCACATCTATAGGAGCCCTTATAATGCATTATAGCGCATCTATAGGAGCCCTTATAATGCATTATAGCGCATCTATAGGAGCCCTTATAATGCATTATAGTGCATCTATAGGAGCCCTTATAATGCATTATAGTGCATCTATAGGAGCCCTTATAATGCATTATAGCGCATCTATAGGAGCCCTTATAATGCATTATAGCGCATCTATAGGAGCCCTTATAATGCATTATAGCGCATCTATAGGAGCCCTTATAATGCATTATAGCGCATCTATAGGAGCCCTTATAATGCATTATAGCGCATCTATAGGAGCCCTTATAATGCATTATAGCGCATCTATAGGAGCCCTTATAATGCATTATAGCGCATCTATAGGAGCCCTTATAATGCATTATAGCGCATCTATAGGAGCCCTTATAATGCATTATAGCGCATCTATAGGAGCCCTTATAATGCATTATAGCGCATCTATAAGcccttataatgcattataacgcATCTATAGGAACCCTTATAATGCATTATAGAGACATCTATAGGAGCCCTTATAATGCATTATAGCGCATCTATAGGAGCCCTTATAATGCATTATAGCGCATCTATAGGAGCCCTTATAATGCCTTGTAAACTCATGACGTCATAATGGCTTTCGATAAGGCCACTTATCAACAGACAGTTGAATCATTATAAAGTCAGAATCATTATAAAACCACAGAAACACAAGTCTAATAAAGCATTATAGccttgttgagagagagacagagagagagacagagagagagagcgagagagagagagaaagagagagaaagagagagagaaagagagagagagagagagagaaagagagagagagagagaaagagagagacagagacgagagagagagagagagagaggggcgagagagagagagagagagaggagagagagagagagagagagagggagagagagagagagggcgagagagagaaagagggcgagagagagagagagagagagagagagagagggagagagagagagggagagagagagagagagggagagagagagagagggcgagagagaggctgTAGTTGTTATGCTGTTATGTTGAAAGTCAAACGGACTGTTTTGGCATCGGTGATTGACAaggacccctgacctctaaccccggGATAATCAGAATGCATAGATTGGGGGGTCTCACAGGTAACTAGGCAACAGGTGACCAGTGTAGTCTCTCGGTCGTGTGTgtggtaataataatagtagGATGTGTTTCATGTCTGAGCCAGTTGCATCTCCTCCAGTCCGTGTTTCCCCAGGTGGTAGCGAGCCAAGTCCTTCCTGGTCACCAGACCTAcgacctatagagagaagagacaggttataactacaacctatagagagaagagacaggttataactacaacctatagagagaagagacaggttataactacaacctatagagagaagagacaggttataactacaacctatagagagaagagacaggttataactacaacctatagagagaagagacaggttataactacaacctatagagagaagagacaggttataactacaacctatagagagaagagacaggttataactacaacctatagagagaagagacaggttataactacaacctatagagagaagagacaggttataactacaacctatagagagaagagacaggttataactacaacctatagagagaagagacaggttataactacaacctatagagagaagagacaggttataactacaacctatagagagaagagacaggttataactacaacctatagagagaagagacaggttataactacaacctataga contains the following coding sequences:
- the LOC127917460 gene encoding uncharacterized protein LOC127917460, which encodes MENHTVGILRYPGIQYIGLLWTLSIYYCLYRYIGLLWTLSIYYCLYRYIGLFWTLSIYYCLYRYIGLLWTLSIYYCLYRYIGLLWTLSIYYCLYRYIGLLWTLSIYYCLYRYIGLLWTLSIYYCLYRDVTNSACVLDGTLYSSLYLAVCLSLSLSVCLSLSLSVCLSLSLSVCLSLSLSVCLSLSLSVCLSLSLSVCLSLSLSVCLSLSLSVCLSLSLSVCLSLSLPLGLSVCLSLSLSVCLSVSRSVCLSLSLPLGLSVCLSVCLSVSLSPSRSVCLSLGLSVCLSVCLSLCLSVCLSLS